Within Raineyella sp. W15-4, the genomic segment GGCTGGTCGGGGTGCGGTAGAGGTTGAGCCGCAGTTCGTCGGCGCCGATCCCTTCCAGTTCCCGCAGGTCGGCGGCGCCGACCCGGGGCGGGAAGACCTCCTTGTACGCGGTCGGGAAGCCGCCCCGGTAGGCCTCGGTGTAGAGATCGCCCAGCCCCTCGCCGAACTCCTCGATCATCGCCGCGCCGAGGTCCTCGTCCCAGTCCCGGGTGGCTTCGACGATCTGGCTCTCCAGGTCGTCCGGGTCGACCTCGGGGACCTGCCGGCCGGGCGCCATGTGCAGGATGAAGTGCAGCGTCGCCAGCGGCGATTCGGTGGCCCGGGTGGTGTAGTCCACCGTCTCGCCCTCGAGGCGCTCCCGCAGGATCCGCGAGACCTCCAGCCGGGCCGCGGTGTTGTAGCGGTCCCGGGGCAGGTAGACCAGGCAGGACATGAACCGGCCGAACGGGTCCCGGCCGAGGAACAGCCGGGTGCGGATCTGCTCGCGTAGCTGGACGATGGCCAGAGTGTTGCGGGTGAGTTCGGCCACATCGCAGCGGAACAGCTCGTCGCGGGGGTAGTTCTCCAGCTCGTTGAGCAGTGTCTTGCCGCTGTGCGAGTCGGGCGGGAACCCGGCGGCGTCGAGGACGGCGTTCACCTTGCCCATCAGGTAGGGCACCGTGGTCACCGACTCGTGGTAGGCGCTGGAGGTGAACAGCCCGACGAACCGGTGGCTGCCGGTCTCGGCACCGGCGGCGTCGTACGTCTTGACGACGATGAGGTCCATGAAGGCGCGCCGATGGACGGTGGCCCGGGTGTTGGCCTTGGTGACGAGCAGCGGGCCGGCGTCCCAGGCGGCCCGGGCCTCCACCGTGTCGAGGGGCAGCTCGGTCGCCCCTTCGGCCTGCCGCAGCACCCCGAGCCCGGTGCCGGGCACCGCCGCCGGGGCTCCGTCCTCGCCGACGCCGTACCGGACGTAGCCGAGGAAGACGAACTGGTCGGCCAGCAGCCACTCCAGCAGATCCGTCGCCACGGCCGCGTCGGCGCGGTCCGCGGCGGCCAGCGCGGACGTCTCGCGGGTCGCCTGCCGGGCGTGCTCGACCATCTCCGCCCAGTCGTCGTAGGCGCTGCGGATGTCGGTCAGGGTGGAGCGGACGCCGGCCTCCAGCTGCTGCAGTGCCTCGCGGTCGGTGGTGCGGACCACCTCGAAGTGCATCCAGGACTCGTCGAGGCCTGCGGTCGGCTCGGGACCGCGGGCGGCGACGTCGAGCAGGGTGCCGTCCGCGGCGCGTTCGACGGTCATCTGCGGATGGGTGACGAACCGGACGTTGGCGCCCGCCTCCATCAGCGCCGCCGACACCGAGTCCACCAGGAACGGCATGTCGTCGATGACGATCTGGACGACGGTGTTCCGGGTCCCCCAGCCGTCGGTCTCGACCGTCGGGGTGAACACCCGCACCCGGGTCTCGCCGAGGCGGCGTTGCGCGGCCAGCTGCCGGTGCGACAGGGCCGCCCCCAGCAGGTCCTCCGGCCGCAGGGTGGCCAGTGTCTCGGTGCTCAGGTCGCGCCAGAAGGCGCTGAGCAGCGCCAGCACCTCGTCCGGGTCCATCCCCTCGGCGCGTCCGGCGCCCGCGGCGAGCAGGGCATCGCGCTGCTCAAGAGACACGGCCATGTCCGCACCGACCTCCCTGTCGTGGGCGGCGCTCCGGCGTCCTCGGGTGGCCGGGCACCTCCTGGATGGCGGGGAGTCTACGCGGCCCGGCTCGCCGGCACCGGCGGAACCGCCGCGGACGCCTCCATCACCCTCCGGACGACGAGGGCGGCGATCTGCGGGTGGTCGGCCAGCACCTCGGCCACGGCCGCGCCCGCCCGCCCGGCCGCGGCACGGATCCGGTCGGCGAAGAAGCCCGGGGCGAGCAGATAGGGCACCACGGTCACCCGGCGTGCGCCCGACTCGCGAAGGGCCAGCACCGCTTCGGCGATGTCGGGGCCGGCACCGGCGGCGTACGCCACCCGGACCGGGACGCCGAGGGACTGGCTCAGCAGGTCGCCGGCCTGGCGGGTCTCGCTGCGCCCCACCGGATGGGACGTCCCGGCGGCCGCGAGGACCACCGCGACGGGCTCCGGGTCGACCGCCCGGACCCGGTCGGCCAGCGCCCGGACGACCTCCCCGGCCGGCCCCAGGTGCGGCGTCACCACCGGGGCGGGGCGGTCGGCACCGACGGTCCCGGCGCCCGCGGAGTGCGCCGGTCCGGTGGTCGGGCGCACCGCGTCCCTCCCGGCCAGACCGCGGGGGATGTCCACCAGCACGTGGTAGCCGGTCCCGAGCAGCAACGGCACGACGACATCGGCGGCGACACCGGTGGCGATGTCGGTGAAGGTGGGCTCGCCGGTCGACAGCCAGCCCACCTCCACCCGGGCCGACAGCCGGTCACCGACTGACCGGGCGATCGCCTGCACCACCGGCGCGGCGTCGGGATCCCGGCTGCCATGGGCGGCCAGGACGACCGTACTGTCGCCACCGGTCCCGTCCCGTGACGTCGGGAGCCCCGGCGCTCCGGGACGGTCCGGTGTCTCGAACGGTCCGCGCATTCGCCCGGCGGGTTCCGGATCACCCTCGCCGGCGACCGGCCCCCCGTCCGCCGGGTCGAGTGCGCGGGGCGTCATCAGATCACCCAGTCGGTGTCGTCGCCGCCGTCCGGGTCGGTGCTGACCACCATGCCCGCGGCGAGCGTGCCGGCCTGCTGCGGGTCGACCAGCAGGAACGCTCCGGTGTGCCGGGCCCGGGCGTACGGCTCGGTCGGCAGGTCGGCGGCCAGGTGCAGCCGCACCCGGCCGATGTCGTTGAGCTCCAGTCGCTCAGCGGCCCGGCCGACCAGGGTGTCGAGGTCCAGCTTGGCATCGATCGTCCGGACGATCGCCTGGACCGTACGGGCGCCGTTCTTCACCAGCACCCGGGCCCCCTCCACCAGCGGCCGCTCGGCCAGCCAGCAGACCAGCGCGTCGAGATCGCGGGTCGGCGCCGGCCGGTCCTCCGCCGCGGCGATCAGGTCACCGCGGGCGATGTCGATGTCGTCGGAGAGCCGCAGCGTCACCGACTGCGGGGCGAACGCCTCGTCGAGCTCCCGGTCGGCCAGGTCGATGCCGACCACCCGGGTGTGCCGTCCCGACGGCAGCACGACGACCTCGTCGCCGGGGCGGACAACCCCGCCGGCGATCCGGCCGGCGTAGCCGCGGTACTCGCGGTGCTGCTCGTCGAGCGCGCCGGACTGCGGGCGGATGACGTACTGCACCGGGAAGCGCAGCGGTTGGGTGCGTGGATCGTCACCGGACGGCAGCTCCTCCAGCACCTCCAGCAGGGCCGGCCCGTGATACCAGGTGGTGATCGAGGACCGGTCCGCGATGTTGTCGCCGACCAGGGCCGACACCGGGATGACGGTGACGTCGGTGAGGCCCAGGCCGTTGGCGACGTGACGGATGTCGATCTCGACGGCGCGGAAGGTCGCCTCGTCGTAGTCGACCAGGTCGATCTTGTTCACCGCGACGACGACGTGCGGGACGCGGAGCAGCGAGGCGACCGCGAGGTGGCGACGGGTCTGCTCGAGCACCCCGTGGCGGATGTCGACCAGCAGCACGATGACGTCGGCGGTGCTGGAGCCGGTCACCGTGTTGCGGGTGTACTGCACGTGACCGGGGCAGTCGGCCAGGATGAACGAGCGGCGCGGGGTGGCGAAGTAGCGGTAGGCCACGTCGATGGTGATGCCCTGCTCCCGTTCGGCGCGCAGGCCGTCGGTGAGCAGCGCGAGGTCCGCCCCGGTGAGGCCGCGTTCCCGGCTGACCCGCTCCACCGCGTCCATCTGGTCGGCCAGGATCGACTTGGTGTCGTGCAGCAACCGGCCTACCAGGGTCGACTTGCCGTCGTCCACCGAGCCGGCGGTGGCCAGGCGAAGCAGCGTGCTCATCAGAAGTAGCCTTCCTTCTTGCGGTCCTCCATGGCCGCCTCGGAGAGGCGGTCGTCGGCGCGGGTGGCGCCCCGTTCGGTCAGGGTGGTGGCGGCGACCTCGGCGATCACCCGGCCGACGGTGTCCGCGTCGGACTCCACCGCACCGGTGCACGACATGTCCCCGACGGTGCGGTAGCGCACCCGCTTGCGGACCACCGTCTCGCCCTCCCGGGGGCGGGAGACCGGCGAGTCGGCCAGCCACATGCCGTCGTGGCGGAAGACATCTCGCTGATGGGCGTAGTAGAGGCTGGGCAGTTCGATGTTCTCGCGCTCGATGTAGCGCCAGATCTCCAGCTCGGTCCAGTTGCTCAACGGGAACACCCGGACGTGCTCGCCGGGGCGGTGCCGGGCGTTGTAGAGGTCCCACAGCTCAGGGCGCTGATTACGGGGGTCCCACTGGCCGAACTCGTCGCGCAGGCTGACGATGCGTTCCTTGGCCCGGGCCTTCTCCTCGTCGCGGCGGCCGCCGCCGTAGACCGCGTCGAACCGGCCGGCGGCGATGGCGTCGAGCAGCGGCTGGGTCTGCAGCGGGTTGCGGGTCCCGTCGGCGCGCTCCACCAGTCGACCGTCGTCGATGTAGTCCTGCACCGTGGCGACCACCAGGGTCAGCCCGAGCCGCTCGACCGTACGGTCCCGGAAGTCGAGCACCTCGGGGAAGTTGTGCCCGGTGTCGACGTGCAGCACCGGGAACGGCACCTTTCCCGGCCAGAAGGCCTTGGCCGCGAGGTGCAGCATCACCACCGAGTCCTTGCCACCGCTGAACAGCAGCACCGGGCGCTCCAGTTCCGCGGTCACCTCGCGGAAGATGTGGATCGCCTCGCTCTCCAGCGTGTCGAGCTGGCTCAGCTCGTACGGGCGGGTCGGGGCGTCGTCGAGAGGGGTCACGAAGTCGGTGCTCACAGGTGGATCCCGCATTCAGTCTTGGCGAGGCCGGCCCAGCGGCCGGCCCGTGGATCTTCACCGGGTTCCACCCGGCGGGTACAGGGTTCGCAGCCGATCGACGGGTAGCCGTCGATCAGCAGCGGGTTGATCGGGACGCCGTGGCGGCCCGCGTAGTCGATCACGTCGTCGAAGGTCCAGGCGGCGAGCGGGTTCAGCTTCACCATCCGGTGGGTGTGGTCCCATTCGACCAGTTGGGCGTTGCGGCGCAGGGCGTTGTCCTCGCGACGCAGCCCGGTGACCCAGGCCTCGTAGCCGGCCAGCTCGCGGCCGAGCGGCTCGACCTTGCGCAGCGCACAGCACCGGCCGGGGTCACGGGCGAACAGGTCCTTGCCGTACTCGGCGTCCTGCTCGGCGACGGTCTGCCGGGGCAGCACATCGATGACATTGACCGGCAGGACGGTGGCGATCTCAGCGCGGGTGCCCAGGGTCTCGGCGAAGTGGTAGCCGGTCTCCAGGAACAGCACGTCGACGCCCGGGTGCAGGCTGGACACCAGGTGCGGCAGCACGGTGTCACCGGCCATCGAGCAGGCGACGGCCAGGGCGTCCCCGAACTCCTCGGCGGCCCAGGAGAGCACCTCCTCCGCGGTGGCGTCGGCGAATCGCCGGCCGGCCTCCTCGGCGATGGCCCGCAGCTCGTCCTCCGGGCGGCGGCGCCCCGGGCCGTGGCCGGCCGGCGCGGAATCGTACGGCCCCGGCCCGTCATCGACCGGAGCTGTGTTGGTGGACCCCGGCCCGTCACCGACCGGGGTCTGGGATGCGGTCGTCACAGGAACTCCTTGTCATCACTGCGTGCCACCCAGGCGGAGAAGCTCTCCCCGGCCAGGCGCTGGTCCAGGAAACGTCGAACCACGCGCTCAACGTAACCCGGAACGTCCTCCGCACCCACCTTGAGCCCACGCACCGTACGCCCCAGCCCGGCCTCCTCCCGGTCGCCGGAGGCGAGACCGCCGCCGAGGTGGACCTGGAACCCGAACTCCGAACCGCCCAGCAGTTGGCCCTTCAGGCCGATGTCGGCGGTCTGGATCCGGGCGCAGGAGTTCGGGCAGCCGTTGAGGTGCAGGCTGATCGGAGTGTCGATGTCGACCCCGGCGAAGCGTTGCTCGAGGTCGTCGATCACCCGTGCGGCCAGTCCCTTGGTCTCGACGAAGGCCAGCTTGCAGTACTCGATGCCGGTGCAGGCCATCGTCGAGCGGCGGAACGGGCTGGGCCGGGCGGTCAGTCCCACCGCCTCCATCGCGGTGACCAGTTCCTCCACCTTGTCCGGATCGACGTCGAGGACCAGCAGCTTCTGGTGCGGGGTGAAGCTGATCCGGCGGGAACCGGCCGCCTCGGCCAGCTTCGCGATCCGGGCCAGTCGGGTGCCGCCGATCCGGCCGACGGTGGGGGCGAAACCGACGTACTTGCGGCCGTCCTTCTGGTCGTGGATGCCGACGTGGTCGCCGGAGGTCCCGTCGGGGATCGGGGCGGGGCCGTCCGGCAGGGCGCGGTGCAGGTACTCCTCCTCCAGGACCCGGCGGAACTTCTCCGCACCCCAGTCGGCGACCAGGAACTTCAGCCGGGCCTTGTTGCGCAGCCGGCGGTAGCCGTAGTCGCGGAAGATCGAGATCACGCCGGCCCACACCTCGGCCGCCTCTTCGGGGCGGACGAACACCCCGAGGCGCTCGGCGAACCGTGGCGCCGTGGACAGCCCGCCGCCGACCCACAGGTCGTAGCCGGCGCCGAGCTCCGGGTGGCGTACGCCGACGAAGGAGATGTCGTTGATCTCGTGGACGACGTCGAGGCTGGGGTGGCCGGTGATGGCGGTCTTGAACTTGCGGGGGAGGTTGGTGAACGCCCCGGTGTTGATGTATTTGTCGCGGAGCTCCTCGATCAGCGGGGTGGGATCGATGATCTCGTCGGCCGCGATGCCGGCGACCGGGCTGCCGAGGAAGGCCCGCGGGGTGTCGCCGCAGGCGGTGATGGTGTCCAGGCCGACCTCGTCGAGCCGGCGCCAGATCTCCGGCACGTCCTCGATCCGGATCCAGTGGAACTGGATGTTCTGCCGGTCGGTGATGTCCAGGCTGTCTCGGGCGAGGTCCTGCGAGATCGACGCGATGGTCCGCACCTGGTCGGTGCTGAGGATCCGGCCGTCGACCCGGATCCGCTGCATGAAGTAGCGGGACGACAGCTCGGCATCGGTGAGTTTGCCGGTGCGGGTGGCGTCGAGGGTCTGGTCGCGCTGGGTGTAGAGGCCCCACCAGCGCATCCGCCCGTAGAGGTCGTCGGCGGGGATGGAGTCGAAGCCCTCGGTGGCGTACGTCTCCAGGATCCGGGCCCGGACGTTGAGGCCGTCGTCCGCGGCCTTGAACACCTCGTTGGGGTTGAGCGGCGTACGGCCGTCGACGGCCCACTGACCGTTGGACCGATCCTTCTTGGGGCCGCGGACGCGCTCCCCCACGGGTGCGGGACCGGGGCTGGTCGTGGTGGTCGTACGGTCGTAGGACACGGGGTCTCCTCGGCTTCGGGGCAGGTCGTCACCGCCACGCCCGGCTCGGCGGACGCGTACCGGGGCGGGCGTTGTCCGCCCCGGTATCATCTGAGGTTAATGAACCCATAGCAAAAAGTAAAACCTGTGCTTCATCCCACAGTCCCGGTCACCTCCTGCCGAGCACCCGGGTGTGCCACTCCGGGACCGGCGCGGCCGCCTTGCCGCACGACTCGGGACGGAGTCGGTCGGTCACCAGCCGGGTGACCTCCACGACCAGCCGGGCCCGGCCGGTGCCGACCGCCACCGTCCAGCGGTCCTCGCCGGCGGGGTGGGCGGGCTCCACCGGCGGTCCGGGCACGGTCAGGTCTCCGGTGGCGAGCCGGTAGGCCAGTTCCGCGGCCTGCTGCGGCCGCCGCAGGCCGCTGCGGCCCCGGTAGTGCCCCGTGTCGGCAAGCTCGGTCGGGATCCGGCCGGCCTCGGCCGCGCGTAGGGCCGTGACCACGGTGTCCTCGTCGAGGCGGCCGTACGAGAGGCCGTACGGCAGCACGGTGGCGGTGGGGGCGAATCGGTGCCCGCCGAGGTGGGTGGTCTCGACGACCTGACCGGGGGCGGCGCGGTGGGCCGCCTCCGCCAGCGGCCGGCCGCCGAGCGCGCAGCACTGGTCGCGCTTGCCGTTGGTGCAGACCAACAGGACCGGTCGGTCGGCGGGGTCGAGTTCCGGCAGGGCCGCCAGCAGCCGGGTGGGCGTCGGGTCGGCCAGGGCGTCGACCGGCAGGTCGAGCAGTCGGTCGGGGGTGGCGACGGTGCCACGGACCAGCCAGGGGTCGTCGAGGGTCCCGCCGCTGACGATCACCGGACGGGCGGCGATGTGCCGGTCCGGATGGGCACCCGGCTCCCGCATCAGGGCGAACCGGCCACCGACGCCGGAGACCGCTGTGTCCAGCCGGGCGCCCAGCCCGGGATCGAGGCGGGACTCGGTGGCCGCCCGGGCACCCCAGGGCCCGTCCTGCTCGAGGACCACCCAACAGGTGGCCTCGGCGGCGGTCCCCACCGCCTGCTCCGCCGCGCCGAGGGAGCGGACCGAGCACCGGTCGGCGGATCCGTCCGGGTGGTGCGTGGGGTGGTGTGCGGCTGGCTGGGTCATCGTGGCTCCTCACCGTCGGGGACGGCCCGCGGCCGGGGCCCGATCACCACCATGCCATCTGGCCGGGTGTCCTGTGCCGGCGTCCCGGCAGCTCGGGCCGGAGCGCCCGGCGGACCGGGGGCGGACCGACGTCAGAAGTGGGCGGACGCCGGCGCCATCAGGGAGCGGAGCACCACCACGATCGCGTCGTCGGCCGGAAGCCACGGGACACTGCCCAGCTCGTCAGCACCGAGCCAGCGCAGCAGGTCGTGGGCGGGGCCGGGACGTACGTCGGTCCGGGCGGGCACCGCGAGCCAGACCCTGATCCGCCAGCCCTCGACGATCGGCCAGGCGCCGTCGGACATCGGGCCGCGGACCTCGGGACCGACGGTGATCGGCAGGGACAACTCCTCCGCCAGTTCGCGGTGCAGGGCCGCCAGGGGCTCCTCGCCGGCCTCCACCTTGCCGCCGGGGAATTCCCACCCGCCGGCCTGGGAAGTGGCGTGCCGGCGGGCCGCCAGCAGTCGGGTCGGTCGAGCCAGATCGTCCACCAGAGCGGCTGCGACGACAAGGTGCCGGTCGCGGGGGAAGCTCATGATGCCCACTCTCTCATGGCCCCTGCCGGCGTCGCAGCCGGGGCCGCGGTGATCAGACACAGACGGTGATCAGGGGCAGGCCGTGATGGTCCCGCTCAGCTTCCGGTTGCTGATCACCGTCGACATGCCGGCCGGCCGGCCCGGGCACACCGAGGTGGGACTCCCCTTGTACTCGATGTTGAAGACGGCCTTGCCACCGGCGAGGAAGGCCTGGTATTGGTCACACTCCCGGTAGGCCACGCACTCCTCGTTCACGGCGAAGTCGACATCCTTCGCCAGGTCGTCGATCTGGTCCTCGTTGTTCTTGAGCCCGACGGCGAGACCCCGCTCGTGCGCCGCGGCCGCCAGGGCCCGCTGGTAGGCGATCTGGTCGGCCGCGCTGATCGGGAAGCCGGTGTCCTGGGTCCAGCCGTCGGTGTTGTCGGGGTCGATCGCGACGAAGCCCTTGCTCTTGCAGACGTCCATCCGCGCCGTCATGATCGGCAGCAGGGTGCTGATCTGTCGTACGTCGAGCCATTTCTCCCCGGGCCACCCGTCGAGATCGTTCCCGATCACGCTGGCGGGGAAACTGTCCTTGTCCGGGCGGAAGTCCTCGTACGCGCCGGCGTTGAGGTAGCAGACCGAGGCCACGCCGCGGTCCCTGAGCTGCGTGACGTCGCTGGCGTTGGTGCGTTCCCAGTCGAGGTTGTAGACATCGAAAGGCCGGGAGAAGTCCACTTTCCCGGTGTACTGGATCAGGAAGGTGGCCCCGACGTCCGGAGCCCACCAGGGTCCCGCGGAGCTCGTGGTGCGGACCGTGCGGGCGACGGTCGGTGCGGTCTTCACCGTGTCCGGTTGGTTCCCCCGAGCGGCGTATGGCACGAGTCCGCATCCGCCGATCAGCGGCACGACACCGATCAGTATCGCGAGCCAGGTCTTCGCTCTCACCAGTTCTCCTGAAGGATCCGCCACGGGTTCGGGAGTCTTCCCGCCGTGGTCCAGTAATAGCCTGCCCCACCCGCCTCGGCCCGCGCCATAGCGTCGGGCTGCTGATCGGGAGGACAGGAATGGATCAGGTGCCACACCCGCCCGGGTTCGGCGGCGGTGACTCCTGGACTGTGCCTGGCGTAGGTCGGCCACGCCATTTCGGCCACACAGGTGACGTCCGCCCGGAGCACCAACTCGTCGGAGGCCGGGCGCCCGGGATTGGCCACCACGGTGGTGGCGCCCGCCGATCGCAGCCGGTCGATGACCTTCGGGCGCCAGTGCCGGGAGGCCACCGGGGGGACGCGGTCGAGCATCACCGCGGTCACCGCGTAGCGCTCCTGCCAGGCTGCGAGGTCGGCCAGGACGGCGTCGCCCGTCCGGTCGCCGTACGCCACGTCGACATAGCCGACCACTGGCGTGCCCACGCCGGTCAGCGCCTCCCGGTAGCTGCCGTCCACCTCCCGGCCGGGCCCGTCGGCAACGTTGACGACGGCGAACGCGAGTCCGGCCTCTCCGGCCCGGAGCCGCTCCCAGGCGGCCGGTGCCTCCAGCGGGTGCACATACCACGGCGCGGCACGGTGCATGGTCCTCACCAGGCCTGGGGACGCGAGAGCCGATGGGTGACGATGATCGCCGCCGATGCCACCAGCACGGCGGTGACCAGGATGAAGTTCCCCGATTGCCAGGGCTCCTCGGCCGGCAGTCGATAGGTCAGGGCGAGGCCGCCCGCCGTACACGCCAGGACCGTGAACACCATCGCCCCGGTTGCCGCGCCGGTGCGCAGCAGCGCGTTGATGGTCGCGACGAGCGCGGCGGTGGCCGTCGCCGCGGTGATGGCGAGGGGCTCGTCCAGGTACACCCGATACGGGTCGTCCAGGACCCGGAACGCGACCCAGACCGCGGCCGCGCAGAGTGCGAGCAGCAGTGGAGTGCCGATCGCTCCGGCCAGCGTCCGACCGGGGAACCACCGGGTGAGATGACTGCTGACCCACCGGCCGAAGATCCGCGCCACAGCGAACAGCGGATCGGCCAGTACGCCTGCCACGAGGCCCGCGATCGCGACGGCGGCGAAGGCCCCCGGGCCGATCCGGAGGAAGATCACCAGCAGCAGGCCAAGGTGGGCGAGGGTCTGGATCAGCGCCACCGTCACGGCGCCGACCGTGCCGGGGACGATCCGGGAACGTGCGGTCCGGATCGCCTCCCCGGCCGCGGAGGCTGCTGCCACCGACGCCAGCGCGGTTGCGCCGACCGCCAGCACCAACACCTGCCAGTACGCGCCGAACGTCCAGGCGAGGGCGGACACGGCTCCCGCGATGCCGACCAGGGCCACCAGCAACGGGCCCGGTCGCAGGGTCACCAGCAGCGGCGCGCTGCACGCCCAGAGCACCCAGATCATCACGGTGGGTTCGCGGAGCGCGATCCAGGTGGCGATCCCCAGCAGCACCA encodes:
- a CDS encoding sirohydrochlorin chelatase; its protein translation is MTPRALDPADGGPVAGEGDPEPAGRMRGPFETPDRPGAPGLPTSRDGTGGDSTVVLAAHGSRDPDAAPVVQAIARSVGDRLSARVEVGWLSTGEPTFTDIATGVAADVVVPLLLGTGYHVLVDIPRGLAGRDAVRPTTGPAHSAGAGTVGADRPAPVVTPHLGPAGEVVRALADRVRAVDPEPVAVVLAAAGTSHPVGRSETRQAGDLLSQSLGVPVRVAYAAGAGPDIAEAVLALRESGARRVTVVPYLLAPGFFADRIRAAAGRAGAAVAEVLADHPQIAALVVRRVMEASAAVPPVPASRAA
- a CDS encoding NUDIX domain-containing protein, with the protein product MSFPRDRHLVVAAALVDDLARPTRLLAARRHATSQAGGWEFPGGKVEAGEEPLAALHRELAEELSLPITVGPEVRGPMSDGAWPIVEGWRIRVWLAVPARTDVRPGPAHDLLRWLGADELGSVPWLPADDAIVVVLRSLMAPASAHF
- a CDS encoding sulfate adenylyltransferase subunit 1 produces the protein MSTLLRLATAGSVDDGKSTLVGRLLHDTKSILADQMDAVERVSRERGLTGADLALLTDGLRAEREQGITIDVAYRYFATPRRSFILADCPGHVQYTRNTVTGSSTADVIVLLVDIRHGVLEQTRRHLAVASLLRVPHVVVAVNKIDLVDYDEATFRAVEIDIRHVANGLGLTDVTVIPVSALVGDNIADRSSITTWYHGPALLEVLEELPSGDDPRTQPLRFPVQYVIRPQSGALDEQHREYRGYAGRIAGGVVRPGDEVVVLPSGRHTRVVGIDLADRELDEAFAPQSVTLRLSDDIDIARGDLIAAAEDRPAPTRDLDALVCWLAERPLVEGARVLVKNGARTVQAIVRTIDAKLDLDTLVGRAAERLELNDIGRVRLHLAADLPTEPYARARHTGAFLLVDPQQAGTLAAGMVVSTDPDGGDDTDWVI
- a CDS encoding endo alpha-1,4 polygalactosaminidase, whose protein sequence is MRAKTWLAILIGVVPLIGGCGLVPYAARGNQPDTVKTAPTVARTVRTTSSAGPWWAPDVGATFLIQYTGKVDFSRPFDVYNLDWERTNASDVTQLRDRGVASVCYLNAGAYEDFRPDKDSFPASVIGNDLDGWPGEKWLDVRQISTLLPIMTARMDVCKSKGFVAIDPDNTDGWTQDTGFPISAADQIAYQRALAAAAHERGLAVGLKNNEDQIDDLAKDVDFAVNEECVAYRECDQYQAFLAGGKAVFNIEYKGSPTSVCPGRPAGMSTVISNRKLSGTITACP
- a CDS encoding phosphoadenylyl-sulfate reductase, producing MRAIAEEAGRRFADATAEEVLSWAAEEFGDALAVACSMAGDTVLPHLVSSLHPGVDVLFLETGYHFAETLGTRAEIATVLPVNVIDVLPRQTVAEQDAEYGKDLFARDPGRCCALRKVEPLGRELAGYEAWVTGLRREDNALRRNAQLVEWDHTHRMVKLNPLAAWTFDDVIDYAGRHGVPINPLLIDGYPSIGCEPCTRRVEPGEDPRAGRWAGLAKTECGIHL
- a CDS encoding nitrite/sulfite reductase, encoding MSYDRTTTTTSPGPAPVGERVRGPKKDRSNGQWAVDGRTPLNPNEVFKAADDGLNVRARILETYATEGFDSIPADDLYGRMRWWGLYTQRDQTLDATRTGKLTDAELSSRYFMQRIRVDGRILSTDQVRTIASISQDLARDSLDITDRQNIQFHWIRIEDVPEIWRRLDEVGLDTITACGDTPRAFLGSPVAGIAADEIIDPTPLIEELRDKYINTGAFTNLPRKFKTAITGHPSLDVVHEINDISFVGVRHPELGAGYDLWVGGGLSTAPRFAERLGVFVRPEEAAEVWAGVISIFRDYGYRRLRNKARLKFLVADWGAEKFRRVLEEEYLHRALPDGPAPIPDGTSGDHVGIHDQKDGRKYVGFAPTVGRIGGTRLARIAKLAEAAGSRRISFTPHQKLLVLDVDPDKVEELVTAMEAVGLTARPSPFRRSTMACTGIEYCKLAFVETKGLAARVIDDLEQRFAGVDIDTPISLHLNGCPNSCARIQTADIGLKGQLLGGSEFGFQVHLGGGLASGDREEAGLGRTVRGLKVGAEDVPGYVERVVRRFLDQRLAGESFSAWVARSDDKEFL
- a CDS encoding spherulation-specific family 4 protein, producing MHRAAPWYVHPLEAPAAWERLRAGEAGLAFAVVNVADGPGREVDGSYREALTGVGTPVVGYVDVAYGDRTGDAVLADLAAWQERYAVTAVMLDRVPPVASRHWRPKVIDRLRSAGATTVVANPGRPASDELVLRADVTCVAEMAWPTYARHSPGVTAAEPGRVWHLIHSCPPDQQPDAMARAEAGGAGYYWTTAGRLPNPWRILQENW
- the cysD gene encoding sulfate adenylyltransferase subunit CysD, translating into MRDPPVSTDFVTPLDDAPTRPYELSQLDTLESEAIHIFREVTAELERPVLLFSGGKDSVVMLHLAAKAFWPGKVPFPVLHVDTGHNFPEVLDFRDRTVERLGLTLVVATVQDYIDDGRLVERADGTRNPLQTQPLLDAIAAGRFDAVYGGGRRDEEKARAKERIVSLRDEFGQWDPRNQRPELWDLYNARHRPGEHVRVFPLSNWTELEIWRYIERENIELPSLYYAHQRDVFRHDGMWLADSPVSRPREGETVVRKRVRYRTVGDMSCTGAVESDADTVGRVIAEVAATTLTERGATRADDRLSEAAMEDRKKEGYF
- a CDS encoding sucrase ferredoxin, which encodes MTQPAAHHPTHHPDGSADRCSVRSLGAAEQAVGTAAEATCWVVLEQDGPWGARAATESRLDPGLGARLDTAVSGVGGRFALMREPGAHPDRHIAARPVIVSGGTLDDPWLVRGTVATPDRLLDLPVDALADPTPTRLLAALPELDPADRPVLLVCTNGKRDQCCALGGRPLAEAAHRAAPGQVVETTHLGGHRFAPTATVLPYGLSYGRLDEDTVVTALRAAEAGRIPTELADTGHYRGRSGLRRPQQAAELAYRLATGDLTVPGPPVEPAHPAGEDRWTVAVGTGRARLVVEVTRLVTDRLRPESCGKAAAPVPEWHTRVLGRR